The sequence CGCCCAAGCTCTTTCTTAATTAGTGCGGTAATGTGCGATTTCATTTCTTTTTTAGATCGTTAAAAAGGCGTATAAGTTCTTGCGGAGACACGGGGCCGACGCGGACCATCTTTGGTTCATTTCCCGTAATGTCTATAACGGTTGAGGCAGGACTTGGACGGAGCGTGCCCGCATCCACAATAAGATCGGGAAGATGTTTTTTATTTTTAAATTGGGCGCGAAGGGCCCTGATATCGGAAACGGGAGGCTCGCCGGAAATATTTGCGGAAGTTGTTGTTAGAGGAAAGTCGATGCGTGAAAAAAGCATTTCAAGAAAATCGTTTTTAAAACAGCGAAGACCAATGGGCCCGCCGCCAGTAAGGATATCCGGCGCCACAGATCGTTTTGGCAAAATGACCGTGACGGCTCCCGGCCAGACACGTGCCAGGAATTTTTCAGCAACCGCCGAGACAACTGCGATGCGGCGCGCCATTGCGACATCTTTTACTGCAACA comes from bacterium and encodes:
- a CDS encoding L-threonylcarbamoyladenylate synthase; the encoded protein is MKNIHLDLQNPRSVERAVQLASEILGQGGVMVYPTDTVYGLGTNALDERAIEKVFLIKERVKQKPISVAVKDVAMARRIAVVSAVAEKFLARVWPGAVTVILPKRSVAPDILTGGGPIGLRCFKNDFLEMLFSRIDFPLTTTSANISGEPPVSDIRALRAQFKNKKHLPDLIVDAGTLRPSPASTVIDITGNEPKMVRVGPVSPQELIRLFNDLKKK